The genomic region ATGTGTCTCTGGAAGAAATCGAAGCACCAGAGCAACCGCCGGCTCCGGAATCCGGAAATGCCCCCGGCCTCCTCGAAACCGAAGCGGTGGTCGCCGAGCCGCCATTCACCATCGAGACGCCCTGCGAAGACGAGCCCGCCGGCATCACCGACATCTCTCCCGCGCTCGCCTCTGTCGAGGAACTCGAAGAGATCGAGGACCTCGAAGAGATGGAGCTGCTCCACAAGGAGACCGAGGGTCCGCTGGCGGTCGAGCCGCCTCCGGCGCCCGCTGCGGCGCCCGAATCCGAGGCCGTTGTCGAAGAGGAAGCGGAACTGGCGCTCGAGGCGCTCGATGCCGACTTCGAGTCCTGCGCGATGGACGAGGGCGAGCCCGAGCACGATCCCGAGGTCGCCTTGCAACCCGAGGAAGACCTCGAGGCGATCGCGGAACCTGCGCCCGTGGCTGTTCCGGTTCCGCCTGCCGGCGCAAATGCCGAGATCGCAGCCGCCGAAGCGTTGCGCGAGCAGTTTTCGGCGCGGGCCCGCGAGATCGTCGAGAAGGTCGCCACCGAGGCCGTCGAAAAGGTGATGTGGGAGTGGATGGACCGGCTGTCCATCGAGTTCACCGAGCGCATCCGGGAATCGGTCGAATCGGTGGCGTGGGACGTCATCCCGAAGACGGCCGAGGCGCTGATCCGCGACGAGATCGCGCGGATCCGGCAACAGGAAGGAAAGCAGGGCGAATCCAGATGACCCAGGAACTCGACAAGGCGTATGACCCCAAGAAAGGCGAGGAGCGCTGGTATCCGTACTGGACCAGTCTCGGGCTGTTCCACGCCGACCCCGCGAAGGAAGGCAAGCCCTACACGATCGTTATTCCGCCCCCCAACGTCACCGGGTCGCTCCACATGGGGCACGGGCTCAATATCACGCTTCAGGACGTATTGGTGCGTTACCACATGATGCAGGGCGACAACACGCTCTGGCTCCCGGGCACCGACCACGCCGGCATCGCGACCCAGAACGTGGTCGAGAAGCTGCTGGCGAAGGAAGGGAAAAGCCGTCAGGACGTCGGGCGCGAGGCGTTCATCGAGCGCGTCTGGCAGTGGAAGGCCGAGAGCGGCGGCACCATCATCAAGCAGCTCAAGCGGCTCGGCGCGGCGTGCGACTGGGACCGCGAGCGATTCACGATGGACGCGGGGCTGTCCCGGGCCGTGCGCGAGGCGTTCGTCCGCCTGTACAAGAAGGGGCTCATCTACCGCGGCAACTACATCATCAACTGGTGCCCCCGGTGCCATACGGCGCTCTCCGACCTCGAGGTCACCTTCGTCGAGACCAAGGGCACCCTCTACCACATCCGCTACCCCGAATTCGGCGGCAACGGCTACGTGGTCGTCGCGACGACCCGGCCAGAGACGATGCTGGGCGACACCGGCGTGGCCGTCCACCCGAAGGACGAACGGTACGCGGGGCGCATCGGCACCACGCTCCGCCTGCCGCTGGCCAACCGTCCCATCCCGCTGCTGGCCGACGAGATGGTCGACCGCGAGTTCGGCACCGGCGCGGTCAAGATCACCCCGGCGCACGACGCCAACGACTTCGAGGTGGCGCGCCGCCACGAGCTCCCGTCCGTCCGCGTCATCGACGAGTCCGGGAAGATGACCGCCGAGGCCGGGGAGTTCGCCGGCATGGACCGCTTCGCCTGCCGCGACACGGTGGTCGAGACGTTGCGGATGCAGGGGCTCCTCGAGAAGGAAGAGCCCTACCTGCACAACGTCGGTCACTGCTACCGATGCAACACGGTCGTCGAGCCGTATGAGAGCCTCCAGTGGTTCGTCAAGACCAAGCCGCTGGCCGAGCCCGCGATGGCGGCGGTCCGCTCGGGAGAAACGCGCATCGTTCCGGCGCAGTGGGAGAAGACCTACTTCGAATGGATGGAGAACATCCGCGACTGGTGCATTTCCCGCCAGATCTGGTGGGGGCACCGCATTCCGGCGTGGCACTGCAACAAGTGCGGCGCGGTCATCGTCGAGATGGAGGATCCGACCGCGTGCCCGCAATGCGGCACGGCCGACATCCGCCAGGAGGATGATGTTCTCGACACCTGGTTCTCCTCGTCGCTGTGGCCTTTCTCGACGCTCGGTTGGCCCGAAAAGACGGCCGAGTATGACCGATATTACCCGACCTCCACCCTCGTCACCGGCTTCGACATCCTCTTCTTCTGGGTCGCCCGAATGATGATGATGGGCATCGAGTTCACCGGCAAGGCGCCGTTCGCCGACGTCGTCATCCACGCCCTGGTGCGCGACGCCAAGGGCGAGAAGATGAGCAAGACGCGCGGGAACGTCATCGACCCGCTCGAGGTGATCGACCGGTTCGGAACCGATGCGTTCCGCTTCACGCTGGTCGCGCTGGCCGCTCAGGGACGCGATATCCGGATGTCCGACGAGCGGGTCGAGGGCTATCGCAATTTCATGAACAAGCTCTACCAGTCCGGCCGATTCGTCCGGATGCACGTCGACGAGGACACCGCGCTTTCGCTGCCGGAAAAGCTGTCGGTGGTCGACCGCTGGATCCTGTCCCGGCTGCAGCGCGCCATCGACGCGGTCCGGAAGGGAATCGACGAATTCCGCTTCAACGAGGCGGGGTCTGCGTTCTACCAGTTCGTCTGGCACGAGTTCTGCGACTGGTACCTCGAGATGATCAAGCCGTCGCTCATGCCCGAGGCCGACGCCCAGGTGCGCCAGGACCAGCGGGCCGTGCTGCTCCATGTGTTCGAATCGATCCTCGCGCTCGGGCATCCATTCATCCCGTACCTCACCGAGGAAGTGTGGCAGTCGCTTCCGGGCCGCCGGGGCACGATCATGAAACAGTCCTACCCCTCGGCCGATGCCGACCTGGTCGACGTGAACGTCGAAGACGACATGGGGCACCTGATGGAGGTGATCCGGGCCGTCCGCAACATGCGCAGCGAGCTCAACATCGCGCCTGCACGCAAAGTCGAGGTGCGCCTCAAGGGTGAGACGGAATCGCTCGATTTCCTGCGCGACCACGAGGAGATCCTGGACCGTCTCGCCCGGGCCGAGAAGGTTTCGTACATGGATCCCGACTACATCCCGGTCCAGGACGCCACTGCGGTCGTCGACGACATCGAGGTATGCCTGCCGCTGGCGGGCCTGATCGACTTCGCCGTCGAGGCGGCTCGCCTGCGCAAGGAGATCGAGAAGGCCGAGGGCGAGCTCAAGGTGCTCACGGCCAAGCTCGGGAACGAGCAGTTCGTCGCCAACGCGCCCGCCGACATCGTCGGGGCGCACCGGCAGCGCCGGGAGGAGCTCGACGAGAAGCGCGCCAAGCTCTCGAAGAACCTCGACCTGGTGTCGCGCTACCTGTCGTGATCGTTCCCGTCGAGTACGAGGGACTCGTCCGCGCCGCCCTGGCCGAAGACGCACCCTATGGCGATCCGTTCGGGGCGATGTTCCAGGCGCCCGGCCGGGCGCTCCTCCTCTCCCGGGATGTGGGCGTGTTCTGCGGCGGTCCGGTCGGGGTCGAGGTGTTCCGGCAGCTGTCGCCCGAGGTCTCGGTCAAGTTCCTTGCCGAGGGGGCTACGATCGGGCCCGACGACGTGGTCGGCGAGATCGTCGGACCCCTGTGGGCGTTGCTGCGCGGCGAGCGGGTCGCGCTCAATTTCGTCCAGCGCCTTAGCGGCATCGCCACGCTGACTGCACGATACGTCCGGATCGCCGCGCCCCACGGCGTGCGCATCCTCGACACGCGCAAGACAACGCCGCTGCTTCGCGCCCTCGAGAAATACGCCGTCCGCACCGGCGGCGGCGTAAACCATCGCAACTCGCTCTCGGACGGCGTGCTGATCAAGGAAAACGGCATCCGGGCGGCGGGCGGCATCGCGGCCGCGGTCGCCGCGGCGCGGAAGGCGGTTCACCACCTTTGCCGCGTCGAGGTCGAGGTCGAGACGCTGGCCGAGGCCGACGAGGCGGTGGCGGCGGGCGCCGACGGGCTGCTGCTCGACAACATGTCGCCCGAGAACGTCCGCGATGCGGTAGCGCGCCACGGCGCCCACCTCTTCATCGAGGCTTCCGGCGGCATCACGCTCGACACGCTCGAATCGTACGCCCGGACCGGTATCGCCAATATCGCGATCGGGGCGCTCACCCATTCGGCGCCGGCCTTCGACATCTCCTTCGAGGTCGTCGCGTGAGAGGCTTCTTTCTCGCCTTGGCTGTGGGGGGGGGCCTGCTGCTGGCTGCGGCAGTTCAGGCTGCAGCGCTTCCGGCCGACGGGATGAGCAGCGGCGCGTTGACGGGGTTCCGTCTCGTGGACGCGACGGCGGCATCGGTCAACGGGGAGATCATCTTTCTCTCCGACGTTTCCCGCGAGGCCTGCCTCGAGCGGTGCCGTGCATTCCCGGCCGACGCTTCCGACAACGTCTCGATGGTCGACGCCCGGAAGAAGCTGATCTACAACCGGCTCATTCTGCAGGAGCAGCGGAAGCTGTCTCTCGGGGCGGTCGACAACGTCGCGCTCGCGGCCACGACGGCCGATGTGGCGAAGCGCATCGGTGCGTGTTCCGATCCGTGCGCGAGAGAATTCAGCGCCTCCGGAGTCCGCGCGATCGTCTCCGACCGCTTCCTCGTAGACGAGTTTCTCGAGAAACGGGTGTCCGTCTTCATCGAGATCCCGGACGAAGAAGTCCAGCGCGAGATCGGGAAACGCGCGACGGCCGAAGGGAAAGACCCCGAATCCTATTCCGAGGACGCGGTCAGGGCCGATCTCCGGCGCGAGCGGTCCCGGCTCGAAGTGCAGAACTGGTATTACAAGGCGGCGGCGGGCGCCCGGATATTCCTGTCTCCCATGGAGGAGAAATGAGCAAAGAACTGTACACCCTGACGGTCAAATCCGATTTCGCGGCAGCGCACCGGCTGCGGGAATACGACGGGAACTGCGAGCGGCTCCACGGCCACAACTGGCTCGTCGAAGTCTCCGTCACGACGGGAACCCTCGATGCCCGTGGCATGGCGGTCGATTTCCGGGTCATAAAAACGGCCCTCAACGAAGTGCTGGGGCAGCTCGACCACGCCTACCTGAACGACGTCTCACCGTTTTCCGAGATCAACCCCTCCTCCGAAAACATCTCCCGGTTCATCTACGACGAGGTGACCGGCCGTATGCCCCCGACGGTCCGCGTCTCAAGCGTAGTCGTCTGGGAATCCACCGATGCACGGGCCGAATATTCCCGCGTCGACTGATGGCCTGCCCGCCCGGGCCTCGGGTTGGCACCGAGTGTTGAATTGTTAAACAAGCCGTTGAATAAATATACACTTCGCAACATGCCGGAATATAAAGACTATTCCAGATC from Candidatus Deferrimicrobiaceae bacterium harbors:
- a CDS encoding response regulator; the protein is MPKKILLAEDSLTIQKVFELTFAQSDFALTMVDNGVDAVRLAAEILPDLVIADVTLPGRTGFEVASDLSGVRGCPVLVLSGSLGPFDEETFKSSGARGVLFKPFESQELIDKVNEMLSAAEVATEASAGQAAAPGTEEWDFSDVLEEVEGGPGKPPAAFLQRDVPPGAPVAGDAIELDEFDVSLEEIEAPEQPPAPESGNAPGLLETEAVVAEPPFTIETPCEDEPAGITDISPALASVEELEEIEDLEEMELLHKETEGPLAVEPPPAPAAAPESEAVVEEEAELALEALDADFESCAMDEGEPEHDPEVALQPEEDLEAIAEPAPVAVPVPPAGANAEIAAAEALREQFSARAREIVEKVATEAVEKVMWEWMDRLSIEFTERIRESVESVAWDVIPKTAEALIRDEIARIRQQEGKQGESR
- a CDS encoding valine--tRNA ligase; amino-acid sequence: MTQELDKAYDPKKGEERWYPYWTSLGLFHADPAKEGKPYTIVIPPPNVTGSLHMGHGLNITLQDVLVRYHMMQGDNTLWLPGTDHAGIATQNVVEKLLAKEGKSRQDVGREAFIERVWQWKAESGGTIIKQLKRLGAACDWDRERFTMDAGLSRAVREAFVRLYKKGLIYRGNYIINWCPRCHTALSDLEVTFVETKGTLYHIRYPEFGGNGYVVVATTRPETMLGDTGVAVHPKDERYAGRIGTTLRLPLANRPIPLLADEMVDREFGTGAVKITPAHDANDFEVARRHELPSVRVIDESGKMTAEAGEFAGMDRFACRDTVVETLRMQGLLEKEEPYLHNVGHCYRCNTVVEPYESLQWFVKTKPLAEPAMAAVRSGETRIVPAQWEKTYFEWMENIRDWCISRQIWWGHRIPAWHCNKCGAVIVEMEDPTACPQCGTADIRQEDDVLDTWFSSSLWPFSTLGWPEKTAEYDRYYPTSTLVTGFDILFFWVARMMMMGIEFTGKAPFADVVIHALVRDAKGEKMSKTRGNVIDPLEVIDRFGTDAFRFTLVALAAQGRDIRMSDERVEGYRNFMNKLYQSGRFVRMHVDEDTALSLPEKLSVVDRWILSRLQRAIDAVRKGIDEFRFNEAGSAFYQFVWHEFCDWYLEMIKPSLMPEADAQVRQDQRAVLLHVFESILALGHPFIPYLTEEVWQSLPGRRGTIMKQSYPSADADLVDVNVEDDMGHLMEVIRAVRNMRSELNIAPARKVEVRLKGETESLDFLRDHEEILDRLARAEKVSYMDPDYIPVQDATAVVDDIEVCLPLAGLIDFAVEAARLRKEIEKAEGELKVLTAKLGNEQFVANAPADIVGAHRQRREELDEKRAKLSKNLDLVSRYLS
- the nadC gene encoding carboxylating nicotinate-nucleotide diphosphorylase, with the protein product MIVPVEYEGLVRAALAEDAPYGDPFGAMFQAPGRALLLSRDVGVFCGGPVGVEVFRQLSPEVSVKFLAEGATIGPDDVVGEIVGPLWALLRGERVALNFVQRLSGIATLTARYVRIAAPHGVRILDTRKTTPLLRALEKYAVRTGGGVNHRNSLSDGVLIKENGIRAAGGIAAAVAAARKAVHHLCRVEVEVETLAEADEAVAAGADGLLLDNMSPENVRDAVARHGAHLFIEASGGITLDTLESYARTGIANIAIGALTHSAPAFDISFEVVA
- the queD gene encoding 6-carboxytetrahydropterin synthase QueD produces the protein MSKELYTLTVKSDFAAAHRLREYDGNCERLHGHNWLVEVSVTTGTLDARGMAVDFRVIKTALNEVLGQLDHAYLNDVSPFSEINPSSENISRFIYDEVTGRMPPTVRVSSVVVWESTDARAEYSRVD